A part of Carassius carassius chromosome 32, fCarCar2.1, whole genome shotgun sequence genomic DNA contains:
- the LOC132113389 gene encoding piggyBac transposable element-derived protein 3 has product MAANTREDASGSSIHKRRPERFSVQRALELLGLFDGDNSDLDVSDNDDPILDGNYQEGRGLRWKATPLTPNLAEYQHQYGTDLDRHGWTPLDYFEQYIDSDLIMTIAECSNIMSLSKSGEPLNITVDEVYHFFGACILMSCIRYPTIRMYWSRALKITAITDKFTCARFFKLRGAIKVVIDHDVPEDLRMSDKFWKVRPFLDRILQGCLSLNRPDCASIDEQMIPFTGACPCRQYLPMKPNPVGIKNFVCATADGIVLDFELYQGTGSLIEKVEEPEGLSLGSLVIERLCQTLHRGTKVYCDRFFTTIKGVQRMMEKELYMTGTIMKNRLAEAKHKLPSDKAMKNAGRGTSSEVSAEDGKLCVGKWYDNKPVLLISVVHGTQPEDTCQRWDKKIKQYVTVSRPSIIREYNIKMGGVDLMDRMISYYRMSTRTKKWTMRMVMHFTDLALANSWLLYRKDHAICAGPKTRPIQFRMEVATSLLTQHGADADLSTQSEEEEDSNQGVKRHVTELPHVSVRRRANAHLPEMIGLKNAMRCRQLGCTGRTRVRCMTCKVFLCLQTERNCYSAFHS; this is encoded by the exons atggcggcGAACACAAGGGAAGATGCAAGTGGAAGCTCCATACACAAACGTCGACCAG AGCGTTTTTCTGTGCAAAGAGCATTGGAGCTACTTGGTTTATTTGATGGGGACAACTCAGATTTGGATGTGTCTGACAACGATGATCCCATCCTGGATGGCAATTACCAAGAAG GACGTGGACTACGCTGGAAGGCTACTCCATTGACGCCAAACCTGGCAGAGTATCAGCATCAGTACGGAACTGATCTAGACAGACATGGCTGGACCCCACTGGACTATTTTGAACAGTACATAGACAGTGATTTGATTATGACGATTGCAGAATGCTCTAATATTATGTCACTGTCTAAGAGTGGGGAGCCACTTAACATTACAGTAGATGAGGTTTACCACTTTTTTGGTGCCTGTATTTTGATGTCCTGCATCCGATACCCAACCATAAGGATGTACTGGTCCAGAGCCTTGAAAATCACTGCCATCACTGACAAATTCACATGTGCGAGATTCTTCAAACTGAGGGGAGCAATAAAAGTGGTTATTGATCATGATGTGCCAGAAGACCTGAGAATGTCGGACAAATTCTGGAAGGTGAGGCCTTTTCTGGATCGGATTCTGCAAGGCTGCTTGTCTCTGAATCGACCTGATTGCGCATCTATTGATGAGCAGATGATTCCTTTCACAGGAGCCTGTCCGTGCAGACAGTATCTGCCAATGAAGCCAAACCCAGTTGGCATAAAGAACTTTGTCTGTGCTACAGCAGATGGCATTGTGCTTGACTTTGAGCTGTATCAAGGCACAGGTTCACTGATTGAGAAGGTCGAAGAACCAGAGGGCCTGAGTTTGGGAAGCTTAGTCATCGAGCGTCTGTGCCAAACTCTGCATCGTGGCACAAAGGTGTATTGTGACCGGTTCTTCACCACCATCAAAGGTGTGCAAAGAATGATGGAGAAAGAGCTGTACATGACTGGTACTATAATGAAGAACCGACTCGCTGAAGCGAAGCATAAGTTACCCAGTGACAAAGCCATGAAAAACGCTGGAAGAGGTACCTCATCAGAAGTTTCCGCTGAAGATGGAAAGTTGTGTGTAGGGAAGTGGTACGACAACAAACCAGTATTGTTGATTTCTGTTGTTCATGGTACACAGCCAGAAGACACCTGCCAGCGCTGGGACAAGAAAATTAAACAATATGTCACTGTCTCGCGACCAAGCATTATCCGTGAGTACAACATCAAGATGGGAGGAGTTGATTTGATGGATAGAATGATAAGTTACTATCGCATGAGCACCCGTACTAAGAAGTGGACAATGCGGATGGTAATGCACTTCACGGATCTGGCTTTAGCCAACAGCTGGCTACTCTACCGAAAAGACCATGCAATATGTGCTGGACCAAAGACAAGACCCATCCAGTTCCGCATGGAAGTAGCTACGAGCCTCTTGACCCAGCATGGTGCAGATGCAGACCTTTCGACACAGTCAGAGGAAGAAGAAGATTCAAACCAGGGAGTGAAACGTCATGTGACAGAGTTGCCCCATGTCTCGGTCCGCAGGAGGGCTAATGCCCACCTCCCAGAGATGATCGGCCTGAAAAATGCAATGCGCTGCAGACAACTAGGCTGCACTGGAAGAACCCGAGTGCGTTGTATGACCTGCAAAGTGTTCTTGTGCTTGCAAACAGAGCGCAACTGTTACTCAGCCTTTCACTCATAA